Proteins from a genomic interval of Mycolicibacterium grossiae:
- the derK gene encoding D-erythrulose 4-kinase produces MTKLFNDPARFTEDMLVGFLDANARYVVGVPGGVVRAYETRPGKVAVVIGGGSGHYPAFCGTVGTGFADGAVVGNIFTSPSAEEAASVARAAHGDAGVLLTTGNYAGDVMNFTLAVDQLRSEGIEAAYFAVTDDVASAPQGEETKRRGIAGDFTVFKCASAAAEEGLDLAGVIRVAEAANAATRTLGVAFDGCTLPGADHPLFTVPEGHMGLGLGIHGEPGVADEEMPTAERLAHTLVDGVLGDYEAADGAAHGTRIAVILNGLGRTKYEELFVVWGTVSRLLRERGYEVIEPEVGELVTSLDMAGCSLTVMWLDDELERYWRAPADSPAYRKGAAAQSDSAAVRTDAAADAAAPVVDLAALSDDEGRAAAARIARALDAIATMLAGVEDELGRIDAVAGDGDHGRGMVKGSTAASAAAAEAVADGAGPGSTLAAAGKAWAAKAGGTSGVLWGALLTALGARLGDTGTPESATVAAGMRDGYDALIRLGGASPGDKTMLDALLPFTEELERRVGDGSDWQDAWRAAAEVATDAAKATADMRPKVGRARPLAERSVGTPDAGATSLAMCARTVAESYARSAKEDGK; encoded by the coding sequence ATGACGAAGCTGTTCAACGATCCCGCCCGCTTCACCGAGGACATGCTGGTGGGTTTCCTCGACGCCAACGCGCGCTACGTCGTCGGCGTCCCCGGCGGCGTCGTGCGGGCATACGAGACCCGTCCCGGCAAGGTCGCCGTGGTGATCGGCGGCGGATCCGGCCACTATCCGGCGTTCTGCGGCACCGTGGGAACGGGATTCGCCGACGGCGCGGTGGTCGGCAACATCTTCACCTCGCCGTCGGCCGAGGAGGCCGCCTCGGTCGCGCGCGCCGCGCACGGGGATGCGGGCGTCCTGCTCACCACCGGCAATTACGCCGGTGACGTCATGAACTTCACCCTCGCCGTGGACCAGTTGCGCAGCGAGGGCATCGAGGCGGCGTACTTCGCCGTCACCGACGACGTGGCGAGCGCCCCGCAGGGCGAGGAGACCAAGCGCCGCGGCATCGCCGGGGACTTCACGGTGTTCAAGTGCGCCAGCGCAGCGGCCGAGGAGGGCCTCGACCTGGCCGGTGTCATCCGGGTGGCCGAGGCGGCCAACGCCGCCACCCGCACGCTCGGTGTGGCGTTCGACGGCTGCACGCTGCCCGGCGCGGACCATCCGCTATTCACGGTGCCCGAGGGACACATGGGCCTCGGCCTGGGCATCCACGGCGAGCCGGGCGTGGCCGACGAGGAAATGCCAACGGCCGAACGGCTGGCGCACACCCTCGTCGACGGGGTGCTGGGCGACTACGAGGCCGCCGACGGCGCTGCCCACGGCACGCGCATCGCCGTCATCCTCAACGGGCTGGGTCGCACCAAGTACGAGGAACTCTTCGTCGTGTGGGGCACGGTGTCGCGGCTGCTGCGCGAGCGTGGCTACGAGGTGATCGAGCCGGAGGTCGGGGAGCTGGTGACCAGCCTCGACATGGCGGGCTGCTCGCTGACGGTGATGTGGCTGGACGATGAGCTGGAGCGGTACTGGCGGGCACCGGCCGACAGCCCGGCCTACCGCAAGGGTGCTGCGGCACAGTCGGATTCGGCGGCCGTGCGTACCGACGCCGCGGCCGACGCCGCCGCGCCGGTGGTGGACCTCGCGGCCCTCTCCGACGACGAGGGCCGCGCCGCCGCGGCGCGCATCGCCCGAGCGCTCGACGCCATCGCGACCATGCTCGCCGGGGTGGAGGACGAACTGGGCCGCATCGACGCCGTGGCCGGTGACGGCGACCACGGCCGCGGCATGGTCAAGGGCTCCACGGCGGCCAGCGCCGCCGCCGCCGAGGCCGTCGCCGACGGTGCCGGGCCGGGCTCTACGCTCGCCGCGGCGGGCAAGGCGTGGGCGGCCAAGGCCGGCGGGACGTCCGGCGTGCTCTGGGGCGCACTGCTGACCGCACTCGGCGCGCGGCTCGGCGATACCGGCACGCCGGAATCGGCGACCGTGGCCGCGGGCATGCGCGACGGCTACGACGCGTTGATCCGACTGGGCGGCGCGTCGCCGGGCGACAAGACGATGCTCGACGCGCTGCTGCCCTTCACCGAGGAACTGGAACGCCGCGTCGGTGACGGCAGCGACTGGCAGGACGCCTGGCGTGCCGCGGCCGAGGTCGCCACCGACGCGGCCAAGGCCACCGCGGACATGCGCCCGAAGGTCGGGCGCGCGCGACCGCTCGCCGAGCGCAGCGTCGGCACCCCCGACGCGGGGGCCACGTCGCTGGCGATGTGCGCCCGGACGGTCGCCGAGAGCTACGCGCGCAGCGCGAAGGAGGACGGGAAATGA
- a CDS encoding ABC transporter ATP-binding protein produces MTATIPTPTTTTAQSLTLTDLVKTYSARGRESFQAVKGINLDIAPGELVALLGPSGCGKTTTLRMIAGLETVTSGSIRIGDREISQLPAAKRGIGVGFESYALYPPLSVRDNLLYGLKARKVAGAEQMVDSISARLEMDDLLGLRPAGLSSGQKQRVALARALVRNPPVLLLDEPLSHLDASARQRVRRELKVLQREFGYTTIVVTHDQVEALSLADRLAVMDAGVVQQFGTPDEVFDDPANLFVAQFVGEPQINVVRGVARVADGRTRVEIGSGAGSLETTATSVADGTEVTVGIRPQDCALSADVPAGSGVAVTVAYFEHLLEFGLATSTVAGMEDGIVVQTPAAEEYQPEQKVVVTAPAERVYLFDAGTGERLR; encoded by the coding sequence GTGACCGCGACCATTCCCACCCCCACGACCACCACCGCCCAGAGCCTGACGCTCACCGACCTGGTGAAGACCTACAGCGCCCGCGGACGGGAGAGCTTCCAGGCCGTCAAGGGGATCAACCTGGACATCGCGCCCGGGGAACTCGTCGCGCTGCTGGGACCGTCGGGCTGCGGCAAGACCACGACGCTGCGGATGATCGCCGGGTTGGAGACCGTCACCAGCGGGTCGATCAGGATCGGCGATCGCGAGATCTCGCAGCTGCCGGCTGCCAAGCGCGGCATCGGCGTCGGCTTCGAGAGCTACGCGCTGTACCCGCCGCTGTCGGTGCGGGACAACCTGCTGTACGGCCTGAAGGCGCGCAAGGTCGCCGGCGCAGAGCAGATGGTCGACTCGATCAGTGCGCGGCTCGAGATGGACGATCTGCTCGGTCTGCGGCCCGCGGGCCTGTCCAGCGGGCAGAAGCAGCGCGTGGCGCTGGCGCGCGCGCTGGTGCGCAACCCACCGGTGCTGCTGCTCGACGAGCCACTCAGCCACCTCGATGCCTCGGCCCGGCAGCGGGTGCGGCGCGAACTGAAGGTGCTGCAGCGGGAATTCGGCTACACCACGATCGTCGTCACCCACGATCAGGTGGAGGCGCTGTCACTGGCCGACCGCCTCGCCGTGATGGACGCGGGCGTGGTGCAACAGTTCGGCACGCCGGACGAGGTGTTCGACGATCCGGCGAACCTGTTCGTCGCCCAGTTCGTCGGCGAACCGCAGATCAACGTCGTCCGCGGTGTCGCACGGGTGGCCGACGGGCGGACCCGCGTCGAGATCGGCTCCGGCGCCGGGTCACTCGAGACGACGGCGACGTCCGTCGCCGACGGCACCGAGGTCACCGTGGGCATCCGGCCGCAGGATTGCGCACTGTCAGCCGATGTGCCTGCCGGATCCGGCGTCGCGGTCACCGTCGCCTACTTCGAGCACCTGCTCGAATTCGGTCTGGCCACCAGTACCGTCGCGGGCATGGAGGACGGCATCGTCGTGCAGACGCCCGCAGCCGAGGAGTACCAGCCCGAGCAGAAGGTGGTCGTGACCGCCCCGGCCGAACGGGTGTACCTGTTCGACGCCGGCACGGGGGAGCGGCTGCGATGA
- a CDS encoding ABC transporter ATP-binding protein, with product MATLSLKGLSKAYGKTQAVDDLSVDIANGEFFVILGPSGAGKTTTLKSVAGLVDIDGGSVTIGGTDVTAVEPYHRNVAMAFESYALYPQKTVSENLASPLKSGRTGRYTDAQQTERIKQVTTTLGIDHLLKRFPRELSNGQRQRVALGRVLVRPADVYLLDEPLSHLDAKLRAAMRAELKQLGAMSSTTTIYVTHDYQEALALGDRIAVMRHGRLVQIGTPEEIWRSPADTFVAKALGQPEINLLDGVVDGSRIRLGSATGDGSFDVPVPPDVTVSSGDRVRVGLRPCDVHVAGDGHLRGTVRLAERLGRNVELTVAIGGEQLIVLASGREGVGEGSEVSMTVADADVHVFAAQPDPGGDAGDGDTRRLGAHDQILEAAE from the coding sequence ATGGCTACTTTGTCCCTCAAGGGGCTGTCCAAGGCCTACGGCAAGACCCAGGCGGTGGATGATCTCAGCGTCGACATCGCCAACGGCGAGTTCTTCGTCATCCTCGGCCCCAGCGGCGCCGGCAAGACCACCACGCTGAAGTCCGTGGCGGGCCTCGTCGACATCGACGGCGGCTCGGTCACCATCGGCGGCACGGACGTCACCGCGGTCGAGCCCTACCACCGCAACGTGGCGATGGCGTTCGAGAGCTACGCACTGTACCCGCAGAAGACGGTGAGCGAGAACCTGGCGTCGCCGTTGAAGTCGGGGCGCACCGGCCGCTACACCGACGCGCAGCAGACCGAGCGCATCAAGCAGGTGACCACCACGCTCGGCATCGACCACCTGCTCAAGCGCTTCCCGCGCGAGCTGTCCAACGGCCAGCGCCAGCGCGTCGCGCTGGGCCGGGTGCTGGTCCGTCCGGCCGACGTCTACCTGCTCGACGAGCCGCTCAGCCACCTCGACGCCAAGCTGCGCGCGGCGATGCGTGCCGAACTCAAGCAGCTGGGCGCCATGTCGAGCACGACGACGATCTACGTCACCCACGACTACCAGGAGGCGCTCGCGCTCGGTGACCGCATCGCGGTGATGCGTCACGGCAGGCTGGTGCAGATCGGCACGCCGGAGGAGATCTGGCGCTCGCCCGCCGACACGTTCGTCGCCAAGGCCCTCGGCCAGCCCGAGATCAACCTCCTCGACGGCGTCGTCGACGGCAGCCGGATCCGGCTCGGTAGCGCGACCGGGGACGGCTCGTTCGACGTGCCCGTGCCCCCGGACGTCACCGTCAGCTCGGGTGACCGGGTACGCGTGGGCCTGCGGCCGTGCGACGTGCACGTCGCCGGCGACGGACACCTGCGCGGCACCGTGCGACTGGCCGAGCGGCTGGGCCGCAACGTCGAGCTGACCGTCGCCATCGGCGGCGAACAGCTCATCGTGCTGGCGTCCGGCAGGGAGGGCGTCGGCGAGGGCAGTGAGGTGTCGATGACCGTCGCCGATGCCGACGTCCACGTCTTCGCCGCCCAGCCGGACCCGGGCGGTGACGCCGGTGACGGCGACACCCGGCGGCTCGGTGCCCACGACCAGATCCTGGAGGCAGCGGAGTGA
- a CDS encoding carbohydrate ABC transporter permease: MALFSRSELLPGQKRLSIGSVAADVGLVFWFLFSLFPIFWMLMLALKNPEQQTTTYFQFSPTWSNFATVLSDKGTQMTSVDFKTSLLTSLLNCGGAVIVSLVIGIPAAYAAGRWQYRGSNDLMFQMLSFRFAPELMVIVPLFVIYNQIGLFDTKVGMIWVLQLVTMPLVVWILRSYFQDLPEDLEQAALLDGYTRRRAFLMVALPIVRPGIAAAALLAFIFAWNNYVFPLILADSNAGTVTVAITKFLGGGGQAYYNLTAAAALIAALPPLVLALTIQRYLVRGLSFGAVKA, encoded by the coding sequence ATGGCCCTGTTTTCCCGATCCGAGCTGCTGCCGGGTCAGAAGCGACTGTCCATCGGGTCGGTGGCCGCCGACGTGGGACTGGTGTTCTGGTTCCTCTTCTCGCTGTTCCCGATCTTCTGGATGCTGATGCTGGCGCTGAAGAATCCCGAGCAGCAGACCACCACCTACTTCCAGTTCAGCCCGACATGGTCGAACTTCGCCACCGTGCTGTCCGACAAGGGCACGCAGATGACGAGCGTCGACTTCAAGACGTCGCTGCTCACCAGCCTGCTGAACTGCGGTGGGGCCGTGATCGTCTCGCTCGTCATCGGCATCCCGGCCGCCTACGCCGCGGGGCGCTGGCAGTACCGGGGCTCCAATGACCTGATGTTCCAGATGCTCTCGTTCCGGTTCGCGCCGGAGTTGATGGTGATCGTCCCGCTGTTCGTGATCTACAACCAGATCGGTCTGTTCGACACCAAGGTCGGGATGATCTGGGTGCTGCAGTTGGTCACCATGCCGCTGGTGGTGTGGATCCTGCGGTCCTACTTCCAGGACCTGCCCGAGGACCTCGAGCAGGCCGCGCTGCTGGACGGTTACACGCGGCGACGCGCCTTCCTGATGGTCGCGCTGCCGATCGTGCGGCCCGGCATCGCCGCGGCGGCGCTGCTGGCTTTCATCTTCGCGTGGAACAACTACGTGTTCCCGCTGATCCTCGCCGACAGCAACGCCGGTACCGTCACCGTCGCCATCACCAAGTTCCTCGGCGGCGGCGGCCAGGCCTACTACAACCTCACCGCGGCGGCGGCGCTCATCGCGGCGCTCCCACCGCTGGTCCTCGCGCTCACCATCCAGCGGTACCTGGTGCGCGGCCTGTCCTTCGGGGCGGTGAAGGCCTGA
- a CDS encoding carbohydrate ABC transporter permease, with the protein MTTQTPKAPATSPDQPAAASRRTLPEVPAWRRSLRPYLLSIPALVIVIGILYPFVVGAYYAFLNYAAVNPNPHFVWFQNFASVLGDQVFWKSVQVTLTFAVAATAVETVLGVGLALLLNRSSIIGKIFEKVLILPLMIAPVIAGVIWKLMFNPQFGILNHVLGLGNTFDWLSAGNALFSVVLVDVWIFTPFVAILVLAGIRSLPKEPFEASEVDGANWFYMFRKLMLPMLWPYILVAVIFRFMDNLKVFDHIYVLTAGGPGVATRSLQIGAFEDSIINLDYSRGSTYMLLLWIIVFITARYLVSVLGKAQRRAAGAES; encoded by the coding sequence GTGACGACCCAGACCCCGAAGGCGCCGGCCACCTCGCCGGACCAGCCCGCCGCGGCGTCCCGCCGCACCCTGCCCGAGGTGCCCGCCTGGCGCCGCTCGCTGAGGCCCTATCTGCTGTCGATCCCCGCCCTGGTGATCGTGATCGGGATCCTCTACCCGTTCGTGGTGGGTGCCTACTACGCCTTCCTCAATTACGCTGCGGTGAATCCGAATCCGCACTTCGTGTGGTTCCAGAACTTCGCCTCGGTCCTCGGCGACCAGGTGTTCTGGAAGAGCGTCCAGGTCACGCTGACGTTCGCGGTGGCCGCCACCGCGGTCGAGACGGTGCTCGGCGTCGGGCTCGCGCTGCTGCTCAATCGCTCGTCGATCATCGGCAAGATCTTCGAGAAGGTGTTGATCCTCCCGCTGATGATCGCGCCGGTGATTGCGGGCGTGATCTGGAAGCTGATGTTCAACCCCCAGTTCGGCATCCTCAATCACGTTCTGGGGCTGGGCAACACGTTCGACTGGCTGTCCGCGGGCAACGCCCTGTTCTCGGTCGTCCTCGTCGACGTCTGGATCTTCACCCCGTTCGTGGCCATCCTCGTGCTGGCCGGCATCCGGTCGCTGCCCAAGGAACCGTTCGAGGCGTCCGAGGTCGACGGCGCCAACTGGTTCTACATGTTCCGCAAGCTCATGCTGCCGATGCTGTGGCCCTACATCCTGGTCGCCGTCATCTTCCGGTTCATGGACAACCTCAAGGTCTTCGACCACATCTACGTGCTCACCGCGGGCGGCCCCGGCGTCGCCACCCGGTCCCTGCAGATCGGCGCCTTCGAGGATTCGATCATCAACCTCGACTACTCCCGGGGCAGTACCTACATGTTGCTGCTCTGGATCATCGTGTTCATCACCGCGCGCTACCTGGTGAGCGTGCTCGGCAAGGCGCAGCGTCGAGCTGCCGGAGCGGAGTCCTGA